TATCTCTACCTGTAGAGATGTTACTTTTTCAAAAACGAAATTTAGAAACTCAGCTTCTTGGGGCCTCTCATTTGAGTTATGCACAAATCTCACATTAGACGGAATAGATATCAATAACCAGGCATATTGGAACAATGATGGTATGGATATTACGGACTCCAAGAATGTTAAGGTCATCAATTGTAATGTAAACTCGGCAGATGATGGCATTTGCTTAAAATCCTACTACCCTAATTTCTTTAATGACGGGGTGCTTATTGAAAATTGTACGGTACGTTCCAGTGCCAGTGCCATAAAGTTTGGAACCGCATCTTTGGGTGGTTTTAAGAATGTGACCATAAAGGATATTAAAGTCTACGATACATTCCGGTCCGCAATCGCCATTGAGTCCGTTGACGGAGGCGTTATCGAAAATATAAACGTATCAAATATAGTTGCGGAAAATACGGGCAATGCAATTTTCATACGATTGGGCCATCGTAGTGGAGAAAAACCAGGTAGTATAAAGAACGTACATATCAAGGATATGAAAGTTGAGGTTCCATTTTTACGCCCAGACATTGACTACGACCTTAGGGCTTGCGATTGTGGCGACAACCATAATGTATACCCTTCGTCCATTACAGGCATACCGGGTCACAACGTGGAAAATGTTGTTTTAGAGAATATTGAAATCTCATATCCCGGTAGAGCTTCAAAAGCGCAGGCCTACATGCCGTTACATAGGTTGAACGAAGTTCCAGACAAGATTAGGAGCTATCCTGAGTTTTCAATGTTTGGGGAATTGCCCGCTTGGGGGTTTTATGTACGGCATACCAAAGGAATACAACTCAACAATATTACCCTTAGACTAAAGGATTCAGATTTTAGGCCGGCATTTGTATTTGATACCGTGGAAGAAATCAACTTTAAGGAATTGGCATTGCCGGAAAAAAAACAGAAAGACCAGATTGTATTAAAGAACCATTCAAATTTTAAAATGACACCTGAAAACACCAATCAGGTTAGAATAATCGAATAAAGGCCAGTTGAATGCTTAGAGAATACATCCAACACATATTCCTTTTAGGAATCCTTGCTTGTCATTTTTCCATTTTTGCCCAGTCAGGAACGGTGGTTTACAGCGAAGATTTTACTAATGGAGCCAATGGTTGGATGCCTTTTGGCCCAAATGGTGCATCCGGACTTTTTAAGGCCGTTGAAGGAAAGCTTAAAGTCAGCTTAGAAAGTGGAGACATTTATGGAGCGTATTATTCAAGTGCTGATTTCTCAGGGCACTTTGAAGTTGAAGTGGATTTTCTTGAAGACTCTGGTGTTGCATTGGGTTTGATAAAATCGACTAATGGAAAGCCTAGTTCTGATGACTATGCCATGATAACCATCACAAGAAATAATGATGGTATAATAGAAATCAAACTAGTCGATGAACAAGAAGGAAAAAAGGATGTTTTTGATAACACAGGTTTGGCAAAAAGAGCTAGATATACGCATTTGCTCACTGGCCAAGAATATTCCGTTCCTTATACCAAAACAGCAAAAAAGCTTCGGATACTGAGACACGATGGAGAAAAGTTCTTGCATTTCTACTATGCGGTTGAAAAACAAGTTGATGGAGTGGTTTACCAAGACTGGATGGAATTGGCCCCTTCAAAAGAATGGGGCGATTTATCACAACCCTATTTTATCGGGGTTTTCTCTCTTGATGAAACCGTGCATGTTGATAGCATCAAAGTCACCCAACGGCCCATCAAAGATCAAAAAGATACAGAAACCGGATTTGCCGTAACAAAAAGACCGTTTACATGGTCAGGGTATACCGCCCCTGCGTTAGTGGTCACTTTTGGCGACAAATTCCCATTTGCTAAAGATGACCATAAGTTTGTGTTCTGGGAATTAATGAACAATGTTCCTGCATGGCATTTAAACAACACTTCTCTATTTACATATGGTTTTGTAGAAACCTGGAACGGTGGAAATCCGGGATGCCATGAACCCATGTCGGATAGATTAAGAGCATACACCAATTTAGAGATTGTGAAAGATAATGCAGTACGCAAAATCATCAAGTGGTCCTATAAGCTTGTAGACCCTGATTATAAACATCCAGACAATGGCAAGGGAAAACAATTGCCAGAGGTAACGGAATATTATAGCATTTATGCTGATGGCAGTATTATAAGAAAAATCCAATATGCCCCAAAACTGGATACCAACTTTAGAAACTGGCATGAACTAATGGAAATGATGGTCATAGCTGGAGAAAACAACAGACCTGCCAAGTTACTGGAATATCCATCGCTCACGTTCTATGAACAAGGCAAAGCGCCCGAGCAGTACAACAACGAAAGTGATAGAAAATTTCGAAACGATAGTCAAAGACTGGGAGCAACTACAATGATAGCCCACGTAAAAGGAGCGCCTGATCTGTTCAATTCTTTTAGCGATGATGTCAGAGTTCCCTGGACATATTCCGGCTGTCCCCTCAACTATGAGATTACATGGCATGATAGGAAAAATAATTTTGGGCACTGGCCCGTGAACAAAGAACCCTACCAGCACCCCTTTAAATCAGGGTCAACATGGCCGGAGCATATTGCGCACACATCCTTAGTAGGTATGGGCGTGTACTTAGGTCAGGATTGGGAGGATAATTTTCTGGTGGCAAAGAACGGTAGAAAATACAGGCAATGGTTATCGCTACTAGGCATGAGCGATGAAAGGGAAGGTAGTATTGCAAAAGAAAAAACCGATTCATGGCTCTACCCAGGAACTATAAAAGTGCTGGGTGCTTCATGTTCGTTTACTGGATATAGTCATGAGAATAAATACTTTGAATTCGAAAACAAGGCGAAGGCGTCCCAATGCAATTTCAGGATAACACCGAAAACAAAACTGATAAATCCGATTTTTAAAATCAACAAATGGAACAATAGCAATGTCCATGTCCATATCAATGATAAACCGTTGCCTTCATCCGATTTTATTACAACATT
The nucleotide sequence above comes from Flagellimonas sp. HMM57. Encoded proteins:
- a CDS encoding glycoside hydrolase family 28 protein; this translates as MNSNQKHFLLFLLTVFLIGLYSNKSFAQKPKEYNIMKYGAVPDGKTLNTEAIQKAIDKATSKGGGKVIVPEGKFLTGTLELKSNVELHVRENATLLGSTIPSHYRRLEMDGRPESPKKDDNSQLALIVAYKVDNISISGGGTIDGQGRALALAVDSLHHAGIAIDPNYNKGGRRPNEKMRPKLTRISTCRDVTFSKTKFRNSASWGLSFELCTNLTLDGIDINNQAYWNNDGMDITDSKNVKVINCNVNSADDGICLKSYYPNFFNDGVLIENCTVRSSASAIKFGTASLGGFKNVTIKDIKVYDTFRSAIAIESVDGGVIENINVSNIVAENTGNAIFIRLGHRSGEKPGSIKNVHIKDMKVEVPFLRPDIDYDLRACDCGDNHNVYPSSITGIPGHNVENVVLENIEISYPGRASKAQAYMPLHRLNEVPDKIRSYPEFSMFGELPAWGFYVRHTKGIQLNNITLRLKDSDFRPAFVFDTVEEINFKELALPEKKQKDQIVLKNHSNFKMTPENTNQVRIIE